Part of the Citrus sinensis cultivar Valencia sweet orange chromosome 2, DVS_A1.0, whole genome shotgun sequence genome, TTCCATTTACCCTATAAGGTGAATCTATATGTCTAGTTcattactaattttagatcaagCATGACCctattcaaattgaaatttgcacaacttgagaaacccaatctaaaaccaagtattatCTTAATGAGATCCACTAagtcagatttttttttaagctctTTCTTAACTAATATCCCTAAAtaggtggtcaaccgaaataggaaattaaaataaatacaattaagacaaaatgctatagcaaacaTATAGCAACACATATATATCAGTCAAACATCTATTAAGATCatttatcactcaactacaatcaAATCCAGTTCATGATTTgtgatagaaaaataaataaaagagttttagccatcaaatacatccctataaataaatagaaaacaaaaaaataataagaagaatttattttcGATTGATTTCTGCAATTTCTCCTCAGTTACAGCCTTCAATCCCTCTCTTGATTTCTGTTTTCTTGTTGTTTCTTTGCAGTTTATCCCTTTGGCTGATGGCTCTCCTCTTTCTTTGCGAgtgctccttttatagtttagAATTAAGGCAACTGGAAGTCTAAAGCGtgtatctttcatttttagaAACTCTAAATAGCAATTTTTTAGTTGATGCGCGCGGAATCTTCTATGTCattgttccaggattgctacaacaatgatGCTACAACATCTTCACTGTTCTAGATTAGTTTCAGTTCCTCTGTAGCCAAGTTCTTTCATTGTCTTTGCAAATCTATTGCGGCAGTAttcttttcttgaaatttgagcttccggtcacctacaattatgcatatgatctAAGcacacaaaatattttaaaacaaactaaatttatttttaaaaaaaactaaaatggatattcatgcaaaatataactaaaatacaataaaaatatgtcaTTTACTTTATAAGTATTATTGATTCAAGTTTAAAAGTATCATGataactcttatttcataaagttatcagtacattatcatcatcttttACATTGATTGGAGTTTCATAAGCGCATGTGTTTAAATATATAGATGATAAATATTACACTTCTGGTAAGTTATGCATACTAGAACTCCAAGTATTAGATCAATAATTGAAACTCCTGAGAACAAAGTCTCTAACTCATCAACATAAACTAAAGGCTGATAATGAAATTATCTAGTATCtggatatttttgtttaacaCCTATATACTCattctaataaattaaaaaatatattacttgTATGTACTCTTCCCATTTGGTTAGTCAAATAATTGGCTTACGGGATTGTAAACATATCCCAATACTATTATCATCTTAATCTATGTcgaatattatttttttcacagaGTACCAAccattcttaatttatttccatTCTAACTTTGTTCCAAAtgtcttatatatttttttcctacaATTCGAGGCCAAGCCCTTGGCTTTAATGTTCCTTCTAATCTAAATCCATTATTTACCTCAATGAGAAAAGATTAATCAATTGCTCTCTTTAAATAGGATTGATCCAGTTCACTGTATAAACTCCAATATTTTCAACTATCTATAATTGAATCAAATCATATACATGCtacaatcagaaccaaaaatataaaataattatgccAATGGTTATTGACTTCTTCAAAGTAGATAGTCTTAAATCTCTAATTAACTTTGAATTTTTAGAAACTAAAAACAAACATTTCACTATAAAAATGATACTTAAGAATTATCAACCACACCCaacttctttaattctttctaGGTACCAGTACAATAATTATCTAatgtttcaaatttcttaaacTTAAAAGTAGGAACACATGCTAAATGGATTCAAACTTTAGCTAAATCACGCTTATGAAATGCaatacaaaagcaaaaaatattCAACCACAAAAATCCATAAATGtagacataaaatttattaccaTTGTAGGCACTAGCATctctagttttatttttatttatcggCCAAGCTTTCAAGAtccaaagaaaatttcaagtgtgagacaaaatatacaaaagaatattggttaaaattttagaaagaaataaataaagtaccTTAACAATGGAGATTCAGCTATTGCTATtattaaagagattatttattttatttatttttcgcATACATTGTGATGTATAAGAAGACCACCTTTAATGTTTCACATTAATTAAGATACAAATTGTGAATGTATTGTATACAATTAACATACTAATAAGATCATttaaacaagttaaaagaGTAATCGAATTAACATTGTTATAATTTGGTAGccacataacaaaaaaatatattttaaaaacttaattaggGCCTATTTGGTATTATGTTTTTAAGTTACAtcattaaagtttttaataaacacttgttattatgatttaatatgtAAGTTAATTTCATCTAaaacttgtatgatgaaaaatttataaaattcttattatttttgtcaaaattattattttaaacgTCATATTTACCCTTGGactatcaaatttattttgcacaACTCTTAATGTAAAAGTCACAACACCTTAATACTAAACATAAACTTACTCAAtacttactaataaaattcatgatcCCTTTGATTATGAAAAGAGATATGATAAAACTATTTACGCAGTTAAGTGATTACGAAGATAAAACCTAAGAAACAAATTCATTTATCACCTTTTGGCTTCAAAACAAAAGgatcaaaagaaaatggttcAATATCATCATTAGAACATTTGGATATGTACTTTGAAGAGATCACATTATAGAGCAAGCATGAGGATTCTCATCACTAAACGTGGAACCCGTTTGGTTGCTGAAGATGGAAGCAACCGCAGGATAATGATAGTGCGCATGATTTTGGCTATCGTATCCATGCTTGTAGTAGTTATAAGAAGATGAAGGCTGGTGTGCATAGTGGGTCACAGGACCATTGCACTGATGTTGGTTATAGTAACCGTGTTGCTCTGCCGGACTGTACGGCAGCTGCCACAGCTCGGCTCTCCGGCCGGTCTTACGCACCGCCTTCAGCACCTTCTTCTGATCAGCCCATCCGGTGACCGTCACCTTTTGCATGGCCATGTCTATGTCTATGTCATCCACGCCTGCAGATGAgcacaacaacaaaattaattgcCCCACCAATGCAATCATTCGtgaaaagagataaaaaatgaaaaaaaaaaagatacataACGAAGTAATgatgaaaaaatatgatacCTTTTAGCTTTTTAAGACTACTTTTGACCTTGCTTTCGCATCCGGCGCAGTCCATGTGTACTCGCATTTCTGTGATCtgagaaaatattaatgcaagagcaagaaaaagaaactaatcaacgacaaatatatatatacataaaagcaaaagaaaataaaaatagttaagTTGTATGCATGTTTAACTAATTTGCTTAATTACCGTCGGCATTTTGCTGGGGGAAAGTGTGAGAGAAataagagaatataaaaaatctgCGTCGTCTAATTTGGAGCTTATGCTAAAAACTTTGTGTGTTATGTATAGAAGTGTGATATGTGTGAGTTGACGTTTAAGCTAATAACAATGTGATGTTTATATACATAGAGAGAGCGTAGAGACTGGATTAGTATTTAGTATAGTTTATGATTTATTGCACCGACTATTTTACATCTACTCATTCTTCAAGGTCGAGACATGATGCCTCGCATGGGGCATCCGCCATTGTCACGTTATAATCCAATTTCAATATATAGCATTTTGACTTTCTAgatgtttaataatttataagttcAATATATATAACCATTTGCCACAAAGTTACTTAGGAGAATGAATTGATGCACATGCTGGCGGAGCGGTCCTGTCGGATCGTGCCTAATATTGCTGTATAGCTATTCCTCTTCAGGTCtaagttttttcattttcaacttGAAGGTAGCTTTCCATGGACACAAGTGTTCCTTTATGaaataacagaaaataatgaataaaagaaGCAATGTAGAAATTcgaattcaaattcaaaaaagctTGTATTTTGCTGTCAAAATTGTGAAAGTATGTCACTAATTAgtgaaattaatctttttgGTAATACATGTTACTTAGTGGATGTTTGCTTCGAAGTGCGTGGtcgaataatttttaaacaatttcatATAATTGGCCATCTAAATTCAAATCGTAAGGACTTAATATACAATTAATAGAAAGATTTAAAAGCATACCTTTTAATCTTTGATTGCGGAAGCAAATcacaacaaaattatattattatgttttttgttagaaatagaaaataatcatCAGGAAAGCTCTCATGTCACTGTTTGTTTATGTTTAGAGgataataatgtaaaaaaaaaaaaacctatcATATCACATTGTAAGAACCTACTATGGTACTATCTTTTTTCTCTCATTCTTTTATATACACACgccttttataaatttttatgtatttattaataCGTATCTACGTATTTCTCATCTGTATCCcatgtgtttattttaaatacaatAAGTATATTCATATAGAAATTCATCATATCAAAAAGTCAATTAAAAAACTTCACAAACTTTTTAGATTGCTGTTTATGTTCAGCCAATACAATTCATCAGGCATGGTAATTCCAACAAAAATTGACTTGGGGTCACTCCCCTCTACATATtgttttttaaacttttggaAGC contains:
- the LOC102608190 gene encoding heavy metal-associated isoprenylated plant protein 28, with amino-acid sequence MPTITEMRVHMDCAGCESKVKSSLKKLKGVDDIDIDMAMQKVTVTGWADQKKVLKAVRKTGRRAELWQLPYSPAEQHGYYNQHQCNGPVTHYAHQPSSSYNYYKHGYDSQNHAHYHYPAVASIFSNQTGSTFSDENPHACSIM